Below is a window of Sciurus carolinensis chromosome 6, mSciCar1.2, whole genome shotgun sequence DNA.
TCTGTTAAGTCTTCacacatttataaataagaaagtcTAAGGATTTCAGcaataagaaaatacagaagcTAAAGTCGTATACATTGTGAatttcatatcagataaagggTCATataatctttctattttatttaggattacattaaaagtttttatattaaattcttaAAGTCGCCACACCCATGAGGACCTACAGGTTGCCTACGTACCTCTTTTACTCCCCTTTTGTACCATTCCCCAGATGAGCTGAattgcttttgtttctctggttgtggtCTCTGATGCTTTAAAGTAGGTCTTTTTGATGGATCAATGTACCATGGCACTGAAGAAATATACTGAGGAATATGAGGGTTGATGTCTctgtaataaaagtttaaaaaatttaagaataaagttTGAAAACAGTGTTACAAGTACAAAGGTAACTTACATAGAATCTAAGAATAGAAATATTGCagtgggaaggggaagagaatATGGTACTCTCTCTataataaagaacaatgaaaaaaaagaacaaagtaatttATGTTACATCGAAAAAAATTCCAGTCATACTAAAGCTAGTGATACAgctgaagaggagaaaggaaggaattagGAATGTGAGTTAAATCTATCAGAGAAAGAAGTTAAAAGATAATGTCTAGTcaattgattaaaataattttataagtatTATTCAGAGATATTTAGCATTTATGTTATAAATGCTATAAACAGTTTCCTGTCAAAACAAAGGATtagataaaaatttgaatttttaacaaaCAGATCATGCCAAAAATTACTTACTTTCCCTCTTCATCAACTTCTGCTGGAGCATTTCCCAGTTTTCGCTGTTCTTCTagctccttcttctttctccaatCCTCTCTAGTCATCTTCTTTGGTTCCTCCAAATTCATTTCTTTGGACCCCGACAGGGGTGCAGCATTAACCGTGTCCACAGCTGCTGCCGACATGATGGCCTGGTCTCCCCAAAGGAAGAGAGTCTTTCACAGAAGAAAGTAGGCTTTCATGAATTCATCACTGAAACCACTAAAAACACACTGAAATAATGCATACCATTAGTTACATGTAATGTTTCATGTTCCTATTCTTTCATAGTGTCTTTGCCTCAAGTCTCTCTATAGTTTTAGCACTGTTTCTCCCCCAACTCTAATTTACAAATGGAGGgagacatatatttaaaatttcataggaCGCTTGTGTACATTCCTGAATTGCCCTTTCCAGCATGTATTCCAAACTTGTTAACCATAGTAACTCTTAAGAAGGTATACAAAGTTCTATCCCCCTttcctttcaagaaaaaaaaaaatgcctttttacTGTCTCTATTTCCTCAACTACTTCCCTTCTTGCTCTAACTCAGCCTTGGTCCCCAACCATTCCAAGAAAGAATTACCACTACTTATCAATGTTCAATGTGCTGAATCAACTGGACATTTTTCAGTTCTGTTCcttcccttttttatatattctttttccttgGTTTCTACACTacaatcaacataaaaaaatcaattccgTTTTCAAAGCTGATATGGAGATTACTTTTATTTGGACCAGTCATATTTCCAGTTTAAATACAGCCACAAGTAGCAAGTAGTTGTCATGTTGAACAATGCAGCTTAAATGGTTTTTATCATCTACTCTAAAAATCAACATCTTTTTAGCACATAAGGTTCAGGTACCTGTCTACCTTCCAGCCTGTTAGTTTTGCATccctgtaaccaaaatacctgacaagaacaacttagagcagAAAACACTGAGCTTTTACACGTACTCTTTCTCAATGAGAAGTGCTTAATGGCTAAGAGTCTGTGGTGCTGCTGAAAGAAAGGTGTGCTCCTCTCCTGTGTCTAATCCAAAGAAAACCTTCACATATGCTTGTGTAATATACAAACTGATGACAGGCTAAGTATACAGTGAGGTGAAGAAGGACAATGGTAGATTTGGTTATTTTAACTTTAACAACTATTATTTCTTGAGCTAACCAGACATGATCTCAACTAATCTTTTCAACAACCCCATTTTACAGTGAAGAGACAAATTCTGAGAGATTAAGACTCTCAGCCAGGGACACAGGCTAGGAAGAAACAAAGTTCTCAAACCCAGGCCTGTCTGATTCCAATGCCCGTTCTAACCATGTGTTATACTCCACAGGACATTGGCTTCTGTGCCTGCAACATTAAAGTCATAACTGAATAAAGTGTTGCAGTCACCATGTCGTACTTATTAGATGCCCCGCTGTGCAGAGGCCTACTTTCTCCAGGTAAAACAATAGCTCCGACTGACGGAGTGCTTACTGAAAGAGCGCTCAGCACTTTACACAGGTCATCTCATTAAGCCTCATAATAGCACAAGAAAATAAGATCATCCCTACTTAATGAGAAAATCGAAGCTCAAAAGATTTCTTCTGGAGGAAACAGTGCGTCAACCTGGAGAAAGGACCGCTCAAGATCCCCGAAACACTGCGGCGAAAGAGGCGCTCGCAGTTACCCCGACTCTGAAGACACAGGCTCGGTGTGGCTGGGCACTAGAGTCAGGCCTGCGTCCCAGCTTCGCAGTGGGTCCCCCGTCCTCGTTCCCTCATCACCCCCGATAATACATCTACCGATCAGGAGCCCCCCACCCATTTTCTGAGGTTTCCTAGCTCTTTCGCACCCCTACCTCATGGCCCGAAAAGCCTCAGAATACTTCCTTACCGGGTTCCGCCGCAGCCGACCCCAAAACCATCTGACGACAGGCAGGTAATCCGGCAATGTTTACTTCCGGGCTTGCTGCCTCCTCCCGGCAGCCACTGCGGTAGTTTCCGGACTACCGACACATGCGCACTGACAAGGGCTTGCCACGGGTGTCGCGAGATTCGAACTGTGCCTGTTTCCCTGGTTACTGTTTCCCTGGTTACCTTGCGCGGCGTGAGAAGTTCTGGCTGTGCAGCTTTTCCCACTCTTACCTGGAAATCCTCGTTCCTATTAGAATCGCAGCATTTTAGGCTGTAAAAACCTCCCGAAATTTAGGCAGTAGTTTAAAACTCACGAGAGGGCTCTCTAAAGAATGGGGAAGTTCTTGATGTATGAATTAAATAAGGCAGTTAAATTAGTAGTAATTAGTAGCCAGCCAGTGTTGCACGCTAGGGATGTGTGTAAATACTAAGTGTCTTTCCTCGAGTTTGCACCATACAGAGTGAGAACGACACTaagagaatttttcaaagaagtgaCAGCTGTAAGAAGTCGCTGGAAAAGGAGTTATCAGGAGCTGCGAGCCGGCACGTTTTGTAATTATGTCACTTCGCCCTGATGTGAACTTGCATTTAATCATGGGGGAAAAATTACTCTAAGAGATTTTCCGTTTTGGAAAAACAATAGCATTTATAACATTCCCACCCTCCTTGGAAAGTATAGATATGAGGTTTcgtttgaaaattgtttttgccGGTGGGGATAAAACCTGGTAGGCCAGTcttctatcactgagatacaccccccaAACCCGAAAGTATACCTGTGAAAGAAAATCTGGAAAGTAAACAATAATCTTGGTGACAGAATTTCCTGTCATTGGTGTACGTGCGAGTGCTACCTCTTCCGAACTTTATCCCCTGCTCCCATGCGTGTGTGTCTTTTCAAACGTGCTGGTGACAAGAGCTAACAGTCTCTGCCTCAGTGAAaggccctccctcccacccacccctttCAAAGAGAATTTGTGTTGAGTGGAGCTCAGGAATGTAAacgttgatttttattttaaaaggctacATATAAAGGAGGAGTGCTTATTTCAGTGGGGCTAGACTTTCAGGTGatctccattcttttttccccaaGCCTGCCACATTTTTACAGTATTTGAAAATAggtagaaataaatagaaataacttTCAATCCTTTCTACAGtgtcaattaaataaaaagaccTCAAAACAGTTAAACAGTGGCATTGGGTCAGTGCGTTCGTCCACACAGCTCAATGTCATGGAGAGCAAAAAGCCTCCCTCCCAGGTTTTTGGGATATTACACGatcctagctttttttttttttttttttttctttcccctcggTAGGAAACAGGTCACAAACTTGCGGAGGAAGAGCTTGTGGGCGGGCCTGGCAGTGTGGGTTCCTCTCATTGGTTCTCTCTCCAGACTCCGCCCGAGGTCCCGCCTCCTCCAGGACCAGCCAATAGAATCGCGAGTTGTGATTTAAACCGCGGGCTTGCCGCGTCCTCGGCGTTGCGGTTTGGGGTGAGTTTGGTTGTTGGGAGCGGCGTGGAGGAGCAGGCTTCGCGGGGAAGGCCGAGTGGTGTAGGCTGGAGACTGGGGTCGGGAGCCCGAGACTCCGGGGCCGGTGCAGGCGCGGCCTCGGGCTGAGTCCTGTGCGCACGGAGATTCTTTCTAATGGGTGCCAGTCCCAAACCGCCTGTGTAGACCGAAGAGCCTCTGACTCAGGCTTCAGCGCCTGGTGGCTCTAGCACCGGTGGCTTCTTCCTCTGCTTAGCTCTTGTTTTTGTCAGGGCGTCCCCTGGGTGGAAAGTTTGATCTGTGCCATCCCTtcgcctctctctctcctttcccaacACTCAGTCTCTAATTCATACGTCTCATCCCTAGAGCAATTCAGAATGGCTACTCTGATCTTCGTTGATAAGGAAAATGGAGAACCATGTACCCGTGTGGCTCCTAAGGAGGGGCTGAAGCGGGGGCCTGGGCCTGGTAAGTATACAAGGCTGCAGTTAGACACTCGGGTGTTGTGGGTGTGACCTGGAACCAATTGAGCTTTTAGTGTAGTTCTTTGGCAACTAatcaggttatttttaaaataatcctcaAAATTTTTTGTTTAGTGCTAGAGATACAACCCAGGGCttccacatactaggcaagcacactaccactgagtcacatccccagccctcctcctccatATGTTAATGAGATGACTTAAGAGTATTGAACCTCGGTGTTTTCAGTACTTGGGATATGCCCTTGGGTAAATCATAGCTATGCTACTGCCAAAAATGAGTCAACTTTGTATACAGAGCATGGGAGTTACAAAGGTGTTCACTGGTCTAATCTTATGGTGAGATTTTTCCTTTGCCAGTTAAAGCCTTGGATGGGCGATCCCAGTTTTCAACACATGTTGGCAAAACGTTTGATGCTCCACCAGCCTTACCTAAAACGGTCAGAAAGGCTTTGGGAACTGTCAACAGAGCTACAGAAAAGACAGTAAAGACCAATGGACccttcaaacaaaaacaaccaaatttCTCTGCCAAAAAGGTAAGTCTTAGCTATAAAGAGACTGTTTAAACTTCAGCACTTTTGACCCTGAAAGAGACTGCTACATTCTTACCTGGCTATTTTTCCCCTGAGTAGAAGGGAAATGCAGATTAGCAAATGTGAGTAGAGGAGAGTCATACTGCACTTCTGTGTATCTTGAGCAGAGAAGTCTTAGAAGAAGCTAATGTGTAACTTCACCTCACCTGACTTTAACAGGTGTCTGGAAGCAGATTGTTTTGTGGTATCTAATTAGATAAGTAAAATACTGAAAAGGGTGCTTGATGATATTACTCAGGTGCTACCAaccttttccccacctcccagaaCAAGCACCAGCTTGTTAGGGGACCATTTGCTAACTTGCTGATCATTGTGTGTGGTCACAAGGTACAGGACATTGTGTCCCAGACTGAGAGGACTTTGCTGTGAAAGACGAGTTTAGCATTTGGATTAACACCTTGAATACTAGATGTGCATTAGAAAACAGTTATATCAAACCTGTGGCTTACATATAGTGCAGCTTATGACATAGTTGTCTgttgaggggggaaaaaaattgatGTAAGGAGAAAAAGTTAAATGAAGGTATTGCAATGATATGGGAAAAATGTTACCCAGAACTGAAGTGTTGGAAACCTATAATAGAGATTTAAGGTAAATCAAGAACACTGAGGCTTGCATTTGTTCTACTACTGTAGTTGACTGTCTAGCTACCTGTTCCTCAAAAGTCCTAGATCATCACTTACGGCCTCTTAACTGTGTATTTGAGGAAGATAAACTTGTTAATATTAACCAAGCACTGGTGGGAAAAAATCACACTTCTATAAACCAAAAATGACTCTGAGGATTAGTTACTATTCTTGGCACTCATgcccattttctcctctgttaggTTTGGATAATTGAGTTGATTAGCTCTAAATTAACTACTCAACATTCTTGATCACTTATGCTAACAGGTGCTAATACTTAAATTTTCAACTTTTGAGCCAGTTTACGAGGACCGTATTTGAATTGTATATATTTAGGTATAATTATGAGGACTAAGGATTATGCTTAATTAGATGATAggacaaaattgacaaattttaaaatgcagtgaaGTGATCATACGTTTGAAGAAGCCCTACTGTCTGTTGTGCTGCTTGTTTGACAAGACTTCCATTCTTGCTAATACATATTTTCTTGGGTTGTTTTAGATGATTGAGAAGACTGTTAAAGCAAAAAGCACTGGTCCTGCCTCCGATGATACCTATCCAGAAATAGAAAACTTCTTTCCCTTCAATCCTTTAGGTAGTATCTTTTGGTATGGCAAAAATTGTTTTTGACCTCTAGTTTCTCTTGTAATTCACTCATCTGTAACTTGGTGTGAGTACGAGTACTGTATAATCCCAGATTGTAACGAGACTGACCAAATCTAGGTTGCTTGGAATAAATATACTTGTTCAGGTGGAATCCTTTGCATGGTATCACCTTCATCAGGAGAGAATAGAAGCAAAGATGTGTAGGACTTTGTTCCTGTCCTCAAAAGCTTAGTGCCTAGGGGAGGTGTAACCAGCATGAGAAAGTGCAGTGTGGACAGTCTTTCAAGAAA
It encodes the following:
- the Pttg1 gene encoding securin, with translation MATLIFVDKENGEPCTRVAPKEGLKRGPGPVKALDGRSQFSTHVGKTFDAPPALPKTVRKALGTVNRATEKTVKTNGPFKQKQPNFSAKKMIEKTVKAKSTGPASDDTYPEIENFFPFNPLDFESFDLPEEHQIAQLPLSGVPLMILDEERGLEKLLQLGPPSPVKMSSPPWASNPLQSPSSILSTLDVELPPVCYDMDI